One genomic region from Leptospirales bacterium encodes:
- a CDS encoding FecR domain-containing protein yields MAFRIPAVLLALTVLIAAASLAAQGAPAPDLPARNQAAEHGAASGCSSLCQHGNCQTGSGRVLYADCSVYEGQFQNGRRHGSGTYRYANGDTYSGGFVDGQRHGQGEYRFANGASFRGQFADGAPRGAGIYRFEDGRSFEGQFRGMWQAQGALGGRPGRPCLLDRQGLHCSDGLQAALLVLYAGQDATVERGGQSLAGRSGMALLPGDRILAGERPADIQAIGGLSIRLRPYSVLLIPADLHRARVLVLERGSVLVDYKREEGAPPLQIRSAGARFQVHGTTFVVELDEGGRLATLRVFEGEVGVSPDLPGVDRIAPEELQASSELRRIVAAIEHQSVTIGAGQQGALDPAMLERAQQLDRVIIEAQGSAAAAQAALQNRESQSALQLLERSAAPESAPATFSAQEQAERALIVRLPDTELQSAIEDPGQTQGRPSSSVREAVGSSYNRRLDAAASDLQQNLQRETGQLTHDQLRSRYQILEIVTFRSGSQKAGSVVAQAGEILIMHATDGVFRIEVNQIDHIDYYSEDDPLPAQRPQPAPQPAP; encoded by the coding sequence ATGGCGTTCCGCATCCCTGCTGTGCTACTTGCGCTAACTGTGCTGATTGCCGCTGCCTCGCTTGCAGCGCAAGGCGCTCCGGCGCCTGATTTGCCGGCTCGTAATCAGGCGGCCGAACACGGCGCTGCGTCAGGCTGTAGCTCGCTTTGCCAGCACGGCAATTGCCAGACAGGTTCCGGTCGCGTCCTCTACGCCGACTGCAGCGTCTACGAAGGTCAGTTTCAAAATGGGCGACGCCATGGATCGGGGACCTATCGCTATGCCAATGGCGATACCTACAGCGGCGGCTTCGTCGACGGCCAGCGCCATGGCCAGGGCGAATACCGCTTTGCCAACGGCGCCAGTTTTCGCGGTCAATTTGCCGATGGCGCGCCCCGCGGCGCAGGCATTTATCGCTTCGAGGACGGTCGCAGTTTTGAGGGTCAATTTCGCGGCATGTGGCAGGCGCAAGGCGCGCTTGGCGGCCGGCCGGGGCGCCCCTGCCTGCTCGATCGGCAGGGGCTGCATTGCAGCGATGGTCTCCAGGCGGCGCTGCTTGTCCTCTATGCCGGTCAGGATGCTACAGTAGAGCGCGGGGGCCAGAGCCTGGCCGGGCGATCCGGGATGGCGCTACTGCCTGGCGATCGGATTCTGGCAGGCGAACGGCCGGCGGACATTCAGGCGATCGGCGGACTTTCCATTCGCTTGCGACCCTACAGCGTGCTGTTGATTCCCGCCGATCTCCATCGCGCTCGAGTGCTGGTGCTGGAACGTGGCAGCGTACTGGTCGACTACAAACGCGAGGAGGGTGCGCCGCCGTTGCAGATTCGCAGCGCCGGGGCGCGTTTTCAAGTTCATGGTACGACCTTTGTTGTCGAACTGGATGAGGGCGGTCGTCTGGCAACCTTGCGCGTTTTCGAGGGCGAGGTGGGCGTTTCGCCGGATTTGCCCGGAGTGGACCGGATTGCTCCCGAAGAATTGCAGGCCAGTTCCGAATTGCGTCGCATCGTGGCTGCCATCGAACATCAGAGCGTAACCATTGGCGCCGGCCAACAAGGCGCGCTTGATCCAGCCATGCTTGAGCGCGCGCAGCAGCTCGACCGCGTCATCATCGAAGCGCAGGGCAGCGCGGCGGCTGCACAGGCGGCATTGCAGAACCGGGAGAGCCAGTCGGCGCTGCAATTGCTGGAGCGCAGCGCCGCGCCAGAAAGCGCGCCTGCAACCTTCAGCGCCCAGGAGCAGGCCGAGCGCGCGCTGATCGTTCGCCTGCCTGACACGGAACTGCAATCGGCGATCGAAGATCCAGGACAGACTCAGGGGCGTCCGTCCAGCAGCGTGCGCGAGGCCGTTGGCTCAAGCTACAACAGGCGGCTCGACGCAGCCGCTTCCGATCTACAGCAAAATCTGCAGCGTGAAACAGGTCAGCTGACGCATGATCAGTTGCGCTCTCGCTATCAGATTCTTGAAATTGTAACCTTTCGTAGCGGATCGCAAAAGGCCGGTTCGGTAGTAGCCCAGGCTGGCGAAATTTTGATCATGCATGCGACCGATGGCGTCTTCCGTATTGAGGTGAATCAAATCGATCACATCGACTACTATTCGGAAGACGATCCCTTGCCGGCGCAGCGTCCGCAACCGGCGCCTCAGCCGGCGCCGTAG